One window of Salminus brasiliensis chromosome 16, fSalBra1.hap2, whole genome shotgun sequence genomic DNA carries:
- the hrh2b gene encoding histamine receptor H2b has product MVSAAFRWVVLVAFIVLTISGNTLVCLAVGTSRRLWRISNCFVVSLAITDLLLGLLVLPLTATLELRSGRWSLGGTFCNIYLSVDAMLCTASIYTLLAISVDRYLAISGPLSYSRRVTRPRVAAAIGTIWALSVTMAFVPIQLGLNTADFSVQNMVWEVGDEGKEGRTCRYEWNNNYVLLDALGTFFLPLLVMCGMYHRVLLVAHEQARRIRAATPSVTRSASLTATAREHKATMTLAAVLGAFVICWLPYFIYFTYMGLRHETNPPSLTHSVVLWMGYFNSALNPILYPALNRDFRRAYGQLLRCRSTQKWMPTSTRGPGTCERQTMPLA; this is encoded by the exons ATGGTGTCCGCAGCCTTCCGTTGGGTGGTGCTGGTAGCCTTCATTGTGCTGACCATCAGTGGAAACACGCTGGTGTGTCTGGCAGTAGGAACTAGCCGTCGACTTTGGCGAATCAGCAATTGCTTTGTGGTGTCACTGGCTATAACAGACCTCCTTCTGGGTCTGTTGGTGCTGCCCCTCACCGCCACCCTTGAGCTACGCAGCGGCCGCTGGTCACTAGGGGGCACCTTCTGCAACATCTACCTCTCCGTGGACGCAATGCTGTGCACTGCCTCCATCTATACCCTGCTGGCTATCAGCGTGGACCGCTACCTGGCCATCTCAGGGCCGCTAAGCTACTCTAGGAGAGTCACTCGCCCAAGGGTAGCAGCAGCCATCGGCACCATCTGGGCCCTCTCTGTGACGATGGCCTTTGTACCCATCCAGCTAGGCCTGAACACAGCAGACTTCAGCGTGCAGAACATGGTCTGGGAGGTGGGGGATGAGGGCAAGGAGGGCAGGACCTGCCGGTATGAGTGGAACAACAACTACGTTCTGCTGGATGCCTTGGGAACCTTCTTCCTCCCCCTGTTGGTCATGTGCGGGATGTATCATCGTGTCCTACTCGTGGCACATGAGCAG GCTCGTCGTATCCGAGCTGCCACGCCCTCGGTCACCCGTTCTGCGTCCCTGACTGCCACAGCACGGGAGCACAAAGCCACGATGACTCTGGCAGCCGTGCTGGGGGCCTTCGTCATCTGCTGGCTTCCGTACTTCATCTACTTCACCTACATGGGCCTGAGGCACGAGACCAACCCACCGAGCCTCACTCACTCTGTGGTGCTCTGGATGGGCTACTTCAACTCCGCCCTGAACCCCATCCTCTACCCGGCCCTCAACCGAGACTTCCGCCGGGCCTACGGTCAGCTCCTCCGCTGCAGGAGCACGCAGAAGTGGATGCCGACCTCGACAAGGGGACCTGGAACCTGCGAGAGGCAAACGATGCCGCTAGCCTAG